Proteins encoded by one window of Lactobacillus sp. ESL0684:
- a CDS encoding NAD(P)H-dependent oxidoreductase translates to MKILAFSGSNANNSFNEALLKFISKHFADKYDFELVTVKGLPMFKEGDDAPESVQTLSDKIEAADMVLIGSPEQQHSVTSALSSALEWLSTATHPFKNKPVVIVSTSPMPQGAARSQSRLKSLLTAPGFGAKVFNGDEFMMGTAPKAFDDEGNLADEGTVKFLDQFFGEVDQWYAQVTK, encoded by the coding sequence ATGAAAATCCTTGCATTTTCAGGCTCAAATGCCAACAACTCATTTAATGAAGCATTGCTTAAGTTTATTTCTAAGCATTTTGCTGATAAATATGATTTTGAATTAGTAACCGTTAAAGGGTTGCCAATGTTTAAAGAAGGTGACGATGCACCTGAATCAGTTCAAACTTTAAGTGATAAGATTGAAGCTGCTGATATGGTCTTAATCGGTTCACCTGAGCAACAACACTCGGTGACTAGTGCTTTAAGTAGTGCTTTGGAATGGTTATCAACTGCAACTCATCCATTTAAGAATAAGCCAGTTGTAATCGTCTCTACTTCACCAATGCCTCAAGGAGCTGCTCGTTCACAAAGCCGTTTGAAGAGTTTATTGACTGCACCTGGCTTTGGTGCAAAAGTCTTTAATGGTGACGAATTCATGATGGGTACTGCGCCAAAGGCTTTTGATGATGAAGGCAACTTAGCTGATGAAGGCACTGTCAAATTCCTAGATCAATTCTTTGGTGAAGTTGATCAATGGTACGCACAGGTTACTAAATAG
- a CDS encoding TetR/AcrR family transcriptional regulator, which translates to MARKKEIGRNKILNIAYKMVVKDGIESLTARNIAKVGHFSTQPLYLEFSSMDELRKEVLGKIADNLKNKILQKEYTKKPLIDMDLSYIDFAKEHENLFRAMFVDGKFGSKVIADTLIDLGTEKFNEQYPETEYSDKKIKNIVVANWITTVGIASLIVNEIATFSQTQIVNVLTAQINDAILNDWLSKTNTVPLFNVDDKDKS; encoded by the coding sequence ATGGCGAGAAAAAAAGAAATAGGAAGAAATAAGATATTAAATATTGCCTATAAGATGGTTGTCAAAGATGGGATTGAGAGTCTTACCGCGCGTAACATCGCTAAGGTAGGACACTTTTCGACTCAGCCTTTGTACCTCGAATTTAGCAGTATGGATGAACTTCGTAAGGAAGTTTTAGGAAAAATTGCGGATAATTTAAAAAACAAAATTTTGCAAAAAGAGTATACCAAGAAACCACTGATTGATATGGACTTGTCGTATATTGATTTTGCTAAAGAACATGAGAACCTTTTTAGAGCGATGTTCGTTGATGGAAAGTTTGGTAGTAAGGTAATCGCAGATACTTTGATTGATTTGGGTACTGAGAAATTTAATGAGCAATATCCTGAAACGGAGTATAGCGACAAAAAAATCAAAAATATCGTTGTGGCCAATTGGATTACCACTGTTGGGATTGCTTCATTAATAGTGAACGAAATTGCGACTTTTTCTCAAACACAGATAGTGAATGTTTTGACAGCGCAAATTAATGATGCGATTTTAAACGATTGGTTGAGTAAGACTAATACAGTGCCGTTATTTAATGTTGATGATAAAGACAAAAGCTAG
- a CDS encoding ABC transporter ATP-binding protein, protein MTVIELKNVQKVYGQGLAKVEALKNISFTANQGEVVLVMGPSGAGKSTFLTIAGSLQKPTSGQVLINGQDIAQISAKASEKLRLNQIGFILQAYNLVPFLTVKEQFELVNKVKKQDNITSEQLQKLLQQLSIADLINKYPQELSGGQQQRAAIARALYANPEILLADEPTASLDSQNVTEVGKLFKHLAKDYQKAILLVTHDSRLEKYADQIYEMIDGELTQKK, encoded by the coding sequence ATGACAGTTATTGAATTAAAAAACGTCCAAAAGGTTTATGGTCAAGGTCTTGCCAAAGTCGAGGCGCTTAAAAATATTAGTTTTACGGCTAATCAGGGTGAAGTAGTGCTAGTCATGGGACCGTCAGGTGCTGGTAAGAGTACTTTTTTAACAATTGCAGGCTCATTGCAAAAACCAACTAGTGGTCAAGTTTTGATTAATGGTCAAGATATTGCTCAAATTTCAGCTAAAGCAAGTGAAAAACTGCGTCTAAATCAGATTGGTTTTATCTTGCAAGCCTATAATTTAGTGCCATTTTTGACAGTTAAAGAGCAATTTGAATTGGTCAACAAGGTTAAAAAACAGGACAATATCACATCTGAGCAGCTGCAAAAATTATTACAGCAATTGAGCATTGCTGATTTGATCAATAAGTATCCGCAAGAATTATCAGGTGGTCAGCAGCAACGTGCGGCAATTGCACGTGCCCTGTATGCTAATCCAGAAATTTTACTAGCAGATGAACCAACAGCCTCACTTGATAGTCAAAATGTTACAGAAGTGGGAAAGTTGTTTAAGCATTTAGCTAAAGACTATCAAAAAGCAATTTTGCTGGTAACGCATGATTCACGATTAGAAAAATATGCTGATCAAATTTATGAAATGATTGATGGTGAGTTAACACAGAAAAAATAA
- a CDS encoding ABC transporter permease has product MFLAIKEIKREKLRYGLIVLMIFLISYLIFILSSLATGLASENTQALESWNAQQVVLNKNANVSMNQSLLSKADLEQAHIGKDEALVGQTAVVVKSKNRKQVSAQFIGLKKQQFIYHEQELVSGRKAHNKNEITVDDAFKNKGYRLGDKLKLNGSKKQYKIVGFVTNAKINIAPIIYGELSTWKSLRQTMPDTQASAIISRNADYHYNHDNTKTYPVKQFINKLPGYTAQNMTFELMIGFLFVISLIIIAVFLYILTMQKMQNFAVMRAQGIPSSVLVKATIGQAFVLVVAGVVFGLLAMTLTAQVLPAAVPMSFTPEIILSGSLGLLLMGLIGSLIPVRSILKVDPIKAIG; this is encoded by the coding sequence ATGTTTTTAGCAATTAAAGAAATCAAACGTGAAAAATTGCGGTATGGCTTAATCGTCTTGATGATTTTTCTCATTAGTTATTTGATTTTTATCTTATCATCGCTGGCAACGGGACTTGCTAGCGAAAATACACAAGCATTGGAATCTTGGAATGCTCAGCAAGTAGTTTTGAATAAAAATGCGAATGTTAGTATGAATCAGTCACTATTAAGCAAGGCAGACCTTGAGCAAGCTCATATAGGTAAAGATGAAGCTTTAGTAGGTCAAACTGCTGTTGTTGTTAAAAGTAAGAATAGAAAGCAGGTTTCCGCTCAATTTATTGGCTTAAAAAAGCAGCAATTTATTTATCATGAACAAGAACTGGTTTCAGGTAGAAAAGCCCACAATAAGAATGAAATTACAGTAGATGACGCTTTTAAAAATAAAGGGTATCGATTAGGTGATAAATTAAAGTTAAATGGTTCCAAAAAACAATATAAAATTGTCGGTTTTGTAACTAATGCCAAGATTAATATTGCACCAATTATTTATGGCGAGCTTAGTACTTGGAAGTCTTTGCGTCAAACAATGCCTGATACCCAAGCTTCAGCCATTATTTCCCGTAATGCTGATTATCATTATAATCATGACAATACTAAGACTTACCCAGTTAAACAATTTATTAACAAGTTACCGGGGTACACTGCTCAGAATATGACTTTTGAGTTGATGATTGGCTTTTTATTTGTTATTTCATTAATTATTATCGCTGTTTTTCTATATATTTTGACCATGCAAAAAATGCAGAATTTTGCTGTAATGCGTGCACAAGGTATTCCTAGCAGTGTCTTGGTAAAGGCAACTATTGGTCAGGCGTTTGTTTTGGTGGTTGCTGGAGTAGTTTTCGGATTACTAGCTATGACGCTGACGGCGCAAGTATTGCCAGCAGCAGTACCAATGAGTTTTACTCCAGAAATTATTCTTAGTGGCTCGTTAGGATTATTATTGATGGGTCTAATTGGTAGTCTAATTCCAGTAAGGTCAATTTTGAAAGTAGATCCAATTAAGGCGATAGGGTAA
- a CDS encoding histidine phosphatase family protein, which translates to MEIVFVRHGQTDLNKTGRMQGSLFDQSLSMSGRKFAEKVAANFDPSSFELVFASPMKRAVETAELFTKNTKKLNLDKRLIEFNFGEWDGQLLTVLGQKYPDAVDPWGKAAKNYVKYAPSGETFAALESRCEQFLTEMVTKHKNQKLLVVCHGTLIRMMFAHCFASGDMNCFDTIDNCALAKISYRAGVWRLNYYNRRLVV; encoded by the coding sequence ATGGAAATAGTTTTTGTACGGCATGGACAAACTGATTTAAATAAAACGGGGCGGATGCAGGGTTCTTTGTTCGATCAAAGTTTGTCAATGTCTGGTCGAAAGTTTGCAGAAAAAGTAGCAGCCAATTTTGATCCAAGTTCATTTGAGTTAGTTTTTGCTAGTCCAATGAAACGGGCGGTAGAAACAGCAGAGCTTTTTACTAAAAATACCAAAAAACTTAATTTGGATAAGCGATTAATCGAATTTAATTTTGGTGAGTGGGATGGGCAGTTGCTAACTGTTCTAGGTCAAAAATATCCGGATGCAGTTGATCCTTGGGGAAAGGCAGCGAAAAATTATGTAAAGTATGCTCCTAGTGGAGAAACTTTTGCTGCTTTGGAATCGCGTTGTGAGCAATTTTTGACTGAAATGGTAACAAAGCATAAGAATCAAAAGTTATTGGTAGTTTGTCATGGAACGCTGATTAGAATGATGTTTGCGCATTGTTTTGCTAGTGGCGATATGAATTGTTTTGATACAATAGATAATTGTGCTCTGGCTAAGATTTCGTATCGTGCTGGAGTTTGGCGGTTAAATTACTATAATCGTCGTTTAGTAGTTTAA
- the yaaA gene encoding peroxide stress protein YaaA has product MKIIISPAMKMEQNLEVFLVKSQPQFLSQTQELIEYLQSCSFEQLKAIWGSSDRMTKVGQSQIAAFSLTQAKTPAIVSYSGIQYQYMAPDLLTEPALNYLQANVRILSGLYGILRPLDGVCPYRLEMKNKVYGFSQPNLYQFWRSMLADNLFSEDNVVINLASKEYSKNIAPYVRSKRQMISIEFQEKKNGNWKTVGVHAKMARGEMTRFIAENQLTRPEQLQNFHDFGFQFAEQESSADTYVFRTNFDFKRR; this is encoded by the coding sequence ATGAAAATTATTATTTCTCCAGCAATGAAGATGGAACAAAATCTAGAGGTTTTTTTGGTAAAATCCCAGCCACAGTTTTTGTCGCAGACGCAGGAGCTAATTGAGTATTTGCAGAGTTGCAGTTTTGAACAACTAAAAGCAATCTGGGGCTCTAGTGACCGAATGACCAAAGTTGGTCAAAGCCAAATTGCTGCTTTTAGTTTAACGCAGGCAAAAACGCCAGCAATTGTGTCATATTCCGGTATCCAATACCAATATATGGCACCAGATTTGTTGACTGAACCGGCGTTGAATTATCTGCAAGCTAACGTGCGGATTTTGTCAGGACTTTACGGTATATTGCGCCCTTTAGATGGGGTGTGTCCATATCGGTTGGAAATGAAGAATAAGGTCTACGGATTTAGCCAGCCAAACTTATACCAATTTTGGAGGAGTATGCTGGCGGATAACTTATTTAGTGAAGATAACGTAGTTATTAACCTTGCCTCTAAAGAATATTCTAAAAATATTGCTCCATATGTAAGGTCAAAAAGACAAATGATTTCAATTGAATTTCAAGAAAAGAAAAATGGCAATTGGAAGACAGTTGGCGTACATGCGAAAATGGCACGCGGCGAAATGACCAGGTTTATTGCCGAAAATCAGTTAACTAGACCAGAGCAGCTACAGAACTTTCATGATTTTGGCTTTCAGTTTGCTGAGCAAGAGAGTTCAGCTGATACCTATGTCTTTAGAACTAATTTTGACTTCAAAAGGCGTTAA
- a CDS encoding glycoside hydrolase family 1 protein produces the protein MKKFNKDFWWGASSSAFQIEGAWDEAGKGESVADYNSFKHSGQQADTKVASDFYHHYRDDIKLMKQMGMKVYRFSIAWTRIIPDGDGEINQAGIDFYNNVINELLANDIQPFVTLYHFDLPLALAKKYNGWASRDCVAAFRRYAQVCYRAFGDRVKYWQVINEQNLMIRVNERMNMDDVPAAEAEKVRAQMDYHMFLACAYAMADCHEMVDHGKVGPAVSSTMTYPVSDRPQDVWAARMNDNFKTNYALEMYCFGKYPGYYVDYLQKMQIYPETQSSDEAALRAAKPDFIAVNYYRTLAAEYLPVDEQHVWGQRQGDVDFNLNGYFKIQPNEHLQATEYGAQIDPTGFRLVLNDYYEKYRLPMIITENGLGTADELTSDGQIHDQYRIDYLKAHIEACYDAIQDGVELFGYCPWSVMDILSSHQGFKKRYGFIYVDRTDFDLKELRRIPKDSFYWYQQVIKNNGIAD, from the coding sequence ATGAAGAAATTTAACAAGGACTTTTGGTGGGGAGCATCCTCATCAGCCTTTCAAATTGAGGGTGCTTGGGATGAAGCTGGTAAAGGTGAATCTGTTGCTGACTACAATTCCTTTAAGCATTCTGGGCAGCAGGCCGATACTAAGGTGGCTAGCGATTTTTATCATCATTATCGTGATGATATTAAGTTGATGAAGCAAATGGGAATGAAAGTTTATCGCTTTTCGATTGCTTGGACTAGGATTATTCCCGATGGCGATGGCGAGATTAACCAAGCCGGCATTGACTTTTATAATAATGTCATTAATGAGCTGCTCGCTAACGATATCCAACCTTTTGTAACCCTCTATCATTTTGATTTGCCGCTAGCTTTAGCTAAGAAATACAATGGCTGGGCTAGTCGTGACTGTGTGGCGGCTTTTCGTCGTTATGCGCAAGTTTGTTATCGTGCTTTTGGTGACCGAGTTAAGTATTGGCAAGTCATTAACGAACAGAATCTGATGATTCGTGTTAACGAACGGATGAATATGGATGATGTTCCGGCTGCTGAAGCCGAAAAAGTGCGAGCACAAATGGATTATCACATGTTTTTAGCTTGTGCATATGCAATGGCAGATTGTCATGAAATGGTTGATCATGGCAAAGTTGGCCCAGCGGTTTCGTCAACAATGACCTATCCAGTTAGTGACCGTCCACAAGATGTTTGGGCTGCGCGGATGAATGATAATTTTAAGACGAATTATGCGCTGGAAATGTATTGCTTTGGCAAATATCCGGGCTATTATGTCGATTACTTGCAAAAGATGCAGATTTATCCTGAAACTCAGTCCAGTGATGAAGCAGCTTTGCGTGCTGCAAAGCCTGACTTTATCGCGGTTAATTATTATCGCACGCTGGCTGCTGAGTATTTGCCGGTAGATGAGCAGCACGTTTGGGGACAGCGTCAAGGTGATGTTGACTTTAATTTAAATGGTTATTTTAAAATTCAGCCCAATGAGCATTTGCAAGCAACTGAATATGGCGCTCAGATTGATCCGACTGGCTTTCGTTTAGTTTTAAATGACTATTATGAAAAATATCGGTTGCCAATGATTATTACCGAAAATGGCTTAGGGACTGCTGATGAGTTAACCAGTGATGGTCAAATTCATGACCAATATCGAATTGATTATCTTAAAGCTCACATCGAAGCCTGCTATGATGCAATTCAAGATGGTGTTGAATTGTTCGGTTATTGTCCGTGGTCGGTGATGGATATCTTGAGTTCACATCAAGGCTTTAAGAAACGTTATGGCTTTATTTATGTTGATCGAACTGACTTTGATCTGAAAGAATTGCGCCGAATTCCCAAAGATAGCTTTTATTGGTATCAACAAGTAATCAAGAATAATGGAATTGCTGACTAA
- a CDS encoding beta-glucoside-specific PTS transporter subunit IIABC, producing MDFQALANNILTNVGGKDNVVSLDHCFTRLRFVLKDDSKANGDEIAQLEGVIQVMRANGQFQVVLGNNVGKTYDVLAPMLDQSDSGSTQHSDDKTGIGNKIINAIAAIFTPTIPALAASGMIKGVLAIAVIIATNVYHTDITKFDTYIIFNAASDALFYFMPIILARTSAKVFKTNEYIAMVIAGTLCYPSIVELMTGKGAVTLFGLQLTKASYTSSVIPIIIAVFILAYLERFIDKIMPEVLKIIMVPTLCLLIMVPATLMIFGPIGIYIGNFINWLYYLIMDFSPILLGAFIGGIWCVLVIFGAHRAIVPIGINDVAKTGHQNLLAFAGAANFSQAGAALGVFLKTKNKNLKTVSASATITALFGITEPAIYGANLRLKKPMIYAVISGALGGALMGWGGASGNAFSNQGVLTVPVYASAGAKGFACYVIGCLIAFFGACLLTVIFGFEDLPEKTVAANGEAAAVTDSSVKVASPITLATPVAAPLSGEVVALSQVADAVFASEAMGKGVAILPSSDEIVAPSDCEVKVLYPTLHAIGLELTNGLELLIHIGKDTVELKGKYFTSHTEVGAHLHKGEPIVTFNSAEIKKAGYDLTTPVVITNADPAAQIEVTASGTVAATDNLMNFKGKITNEEI from the coding sequence ATGGATTTTCAAGCTTTAGCTAACAACATTTTAACGAATGTTGGTGGCAAGGATAATGTGGTAAGTCTAGATCATTGTTTTACTAGATTGCGTTTCGTTTTAAAAGATGATTCCAAGGCTAATGGTGATGAAATTGCACAATTAGAGGGTGTAATTCAAGTCATGCGGGCCAATGGCCAATTCCAAGTGGTGCTTGGTAATAATGTTGGTAAAACATATGATGTATTAGCACCAATGTTAGATCAGAGTGACTCTGGTTCTACGCAACATTCAGATGATAAAACAGGTATTGGTAATAAAATAATTAATGCGATTGCGGCTATTTTTACGCCAACGATTCCGGCTCTAGCAGCGTCTGGAATGATCAAGGGTGTTTTGGCAATCGCGGTAATAATTGCAACCAATGTCTACCATACCGATATTACTAAGTTTGATACCTATATCATCTTTAATGCTGCATCTGATGCGCTCTTTTATTTCATGCCAATAATTTTGGCGCGTACGTCTGCTAAGGTGTTCAAAACTAACGAATATATTGCAATGGTAATTGCGGGTACGCTTTGTTACCCTTCAATTGTTGAGTTAATGACGGGTAAAGGTGCAGTTACGCTTTTTGGCTTACAATTAACCAAGGCTAGTTATACTTCATCAGTAATTCCAATTATTATTGCGGTCTTTATCTTGGCGTACTTAGAACGTTTTATTGACAAGATTATGCCAGAAGTACTAAAAATAATTATGGTTCCAACCTTATGTTTATTAATTATGGTTCCGGCAACTTTAATGATTTTTGGTCCGATTGGCATCTATATTGGTAACTTTATTAATTGGCTATACTACTTGATTATGGACTTCAGTCCAATTTTATTAGGTGCCTTTATTGGGGGAATTTGGTGTGTACTGGTTATTTTTGGTGCGCATCGGGCAATTGTGCCAATTGGCATAAACGATGTTGCTAAGACTGGTCATCAGAATCTATTAGCTTTTGCTGGTGCAGCCAATTTTTCGCAAGCTGGTGCAGCTTTAGGCGTATTTTTAAAAACTAAAAACAAAAATCTAAAGACAGTTTCTGCTTCGGCAACCATAACTGCGCTGTTCGGGATTACTGAACCAGCTATTTATGGTGCTAACTTACGATTGAAGAAGCCGATGATTTATGCAGTAATTAGTGGTGCTCTTGGTGGTGCCTTGATGGGTTGGGGCGGTGCTTCAGGTAATGCCTTTTCTAACCAAGGGGTTTTGACCGTTCCAGTATATGCTAGTGCAGGTGCTAAAGGCTTCGCCTGTTACGTAATTGGTTGTCTGATTGCCTTTTTCGGGGCTTGCTTGTTAACTGTGATTTTTGGCTTTGAAGATTTACCAGAAAAAACTGTTGCGGCTAATGGCGAAGCAGCGGCTGTTACAGATAGTTCAGTTAAAGTGGCAAGTCCGATAACGCTAGCAACTCCAGTTGCTGCTCCACTTAGTGGAGAGGTGGTTGCTTTAAGTCAAGTTGCTGATGCGGTTTTTGCCTCAGAGGCAATGGGCAAAGGTGTGGCAATTTTGCCAAGCAGCGATGAAATTGTTGCTCCAAGTGATTGTGAAGTAAAAGTATTATATCCAACTCTGCATGCAATTGGCTTGGAACTTACTAATGGACTTGAATTACTAATTCACATTGGTAAAGATACAGTTGAACTTAAGGGAAAATATTTCACTAGCCATACTGAAGTTGGCGCACATTTGCATAAGGGTGAGCCAATTGTCACTTTTAATAGTGCCGAGATTAAAAAAGCTGGCTATGATTTGACTACTCCAGTAGTAATTACTAACGCAGATCCAGCTGCCCAAATTGAAGTTACGGCTTCAGGTACTGTGGCAGCAACTGATAATTTAATGAACTTTAAAGGTAAGATAACTAATGAAGAAATTTAA
- a CDS encoding NAD(P)-dependent oxidoreductase has product MAKSKVLVTGIIPEQGIKELQDVLEVTYSPAKPFSREYVLAHLHEYDGLLLMGLKGDQELIAAGSNLKIIATNGVGFDHVDIEYAKQKGIVVANTPQAVRVPTAEMTLTLLLATVRHLHEYDKTIRSGNWIDVSQLQYMGMGLASKTLGIYGMGRIGKTVSKFAQDLGMQVIYHNVHRLAPELERKLKVEYVDFDTLVKTSDVITLHAPATPATNGKFDKAVFERMKDTAYIINVARGSLIKQTDLIEALKEHKIAGAGLDVFETEPEVPEELRLLDNVVLSPHAGTGTLEARIAIAKEASADIISLLRDDKAKNMVNDVTKYMN; this is encoded by the coding sequence ATGGCAAAATCAAAAGTTTTAGTGACCGGAATTATACCGGAACAAGGAATTAAAGAGCTGCAAGATGTATTAGAGGTCACATATTCACCTGCTAAACCATTTTCTCGTGAATATGTTTTAGCACATTTACACGAGTATGATGGCTTATTGCTAATGGGGCTAAAAGGTGACCAAGAGTTGATAGCTGCTGGATCTAATCTGAAAATTATTGCCACCAACGGTGTTGGCTTTGATCACGTTGACATTGAATATGCAAAGCAAAAAGGAATTGTAGTTGCTAATACTCCCCAGGCTGTTAGAGTCCCGACTGCGGAGATGACGTTAACTTTATTATTGGCGACAGTACGGCATTTACACGAATATGACAAGACTATTCGTTCGGGTAATTGGATTGATGTTAGTCAGCTGCAATATATGGGGATGGGTTTAGCTTCAAAAACTTTGGGAATTTATGGTATGGGTCGAATTGGCAAAACCGTAAGTAAATTTGCCCAAGATTTGGGAATGCAGGTAATTTACCACAATGTCCATCGGTTAGCACCTGAACTAGAACGAAAGCTAAAAGTTGAGTATGTTGATTTTGATACCTTGGTTAAAACGTCAGATGTTATTACTCTGCATGCACCAGCGACGCCAGCTACTAATGGTAAATTTGATAAAGCCGTTTTTGAACGAATGAAAGATACCGCATACATAATTAATGTGGCTCGTGGTTCTTTAATTAAGCAAACTGATTTAATTGAGGCTTTAAAAGAGCACAAGATTGCTGGTGCGGGACTTGATGTCTTTGAAACCGAACCAGAAGTTCCAGAAGAATTGCGTTTACTAGATAATGTCGTCTTGTCACCGCATGCAGGGACAGGTACTCTAGAAGCAAGGATCGCAATTGCTAAAGAGGCTTCAGCAGATATAATTTCATTATTAAGAGATGACAAAGCTAAAAATATGGTCAATGATGTTACAAAATATATGAATTAG
- a CDS encoding amidohydrolase family protein, translated as MKKIDGHFHLVRSLAGFNGKGAMNPLGNGQVVWDYDGSVIKLLPDGWGEDDFTIESALRVMDDHDVAKAVLLQGSLYGYQNYYAYQAVKAHPDRFIGAFSVDPFSEHYMKIVQRYVEDLGFRAMKFEVSQGGGMHGYHMTTPFRLDTDPRVGRIFHFVSDYPGFVITVDYGDASQYSYQPEAIANLAKMYPKLDFVVCHLSFPNADHLDRLQNALEQWQPYSNIYTDISAIQDIEGETNFPFPRCQKDIALAKEILGAKRIIWGTDSPWSATFNSYEELATWLEQTNIFTPTELVDVLYNNAEKVYFKDAAIAAVKNTNDSALKN; from the coding sequence ATGAAGAAGATTGACGGACATTTCCATTTGGTGCGTTCACTGGCTGGATTCAATGGTAAAGGTGCGATGAATCCGTTAGGCAACGGGCAAGTTGTTTGGGATTATGATGGCTCAGTTATTAAGTTGCTTCCAGATGGTTGGGGTGAAGATGATTTTACCATTGAGTCAGCTTTAAGGGTAATGGATGACCATGATGTTGCTAAGGCGGTTTTACTACAAGGTAGCCTTTATGGTTATCAAAATTACTATGCTTACCAAGCAGTTAAGGCGCATCCTGATCGCTTTATTGGAGCATTTTCAGTTGATCCGTTTAGTGAACATTATATGAAAATTGTTCAAAGATATGTTGAAGATCTGGGATTTCGTGCAATGAAATTTGAAGTAAGTCAGGGTGGCGGAATGCATGGTTATCATATGACTACACCATTTCGCCTGGATACTGATCCTCGCGTTGGCCGGATTTTTCATTTTGTTAGTGATTATCCAGGATTTGTAATTACTGTAGATTATGGTGATGCGAGTCAATATAGTTACCAGCCTGAAGCAATTGCTAATTTAGCTAAAATGTATCCTAAACTTGATTTTGTAGTTTGTCATCTATCGTTTCCGAATGCTGATCATCTTGATCGTTTGCAAAATGCACTTGAGCAATGGCAACCATACAGTAATATCTATACAGATATTTCGGCAATTCAAGATATTGAGGGTGAAACTAACTTTCCATTTCCACGTTGTCAAAAAGATATTGCATTAGCCAAAGAAATTTTAGGAGCTAAGCGGATTATTTGGGGAACAGACTCGCCTTGGTCAGCTACTTTTAATAGCTATGAAGAGTTGGCTACTTGGCTAGAACAGACTAATATTTTTACTCCTACTGAATTAGTTGATGTCTTGTATAATAATGCCGAAAAAGTTTACTTTAAAGATGCGGCGATTGCCGCTGTAAAGAATACTAATGATTCTGCTTTGAAAAATTAG
- a CDS encoding ChbG/HpnK family deacetylase — MRNLIIRADDLGYSKGVNYGIYESIRHGIINNVGVMVNMPDTQHGLDLLKGLDLDIGMHTVICAGKPLTAPDKIPSLVTSDGFFKSSKVYRQAKTDLVDLNEVVLEIEAQYQYFLKIVGKKPDYFEAHAVYSANLLKGLEIVANNHDLPLLPFDLNLDPVLFKEKYTITTFMDSMQDGYDPYQTFNKVIEFAAKSEKDNIPMMVCHPGFLDQSIISQSSLTIPRTQEVDFLCNPKVREMVSNKQLNLVRYSTL; from the coding sequence ATGCGTAATTTAATTATTAGGGCAGATGACTTAGGATATTCTAAAGGGGTTAATTATGGCATTTATGAGTCGATCAGGCATGGCATAATCAATAATGTTGGCGTAATGGTCAATATGCCAGATACGCAGCACGGCTTAGACTTGTTAAAGGGACTAGACCTTGATATTGGTATGCACACAGTGATTTGTGCAGGTAAGCCGCTAACTGCACCGGATAAAATCCCTAGTTTAGTCACAAGTGATGGCTTCTTTAAAAGCTCCAAGGTATATCGCCAAGCTAAAACAGATTTAGTTGATTTAAATGAGGTCGTACTTGAAATTGAGGCACAATATCAGTACTTTTTAAAAATAGTTGGCAAAAAACCTGATTATTTTGAGGCACATGCTGTATATAGCGCTAATTTATTAAAGGGCTTAGAAATAGTGGCTAATAATCATGACTTACCGCTGTTACCGTTTGATTTAAATTTGGATCCAGTATTGTTTAAAGAAAAATATACAATTACTACTTTTATGGATAGTATGCAAGATGGCTATGATCCATACCAAACTTTTAATAAGGTGATCGAGTTTGCGGCTAAAAGTGAAAAAGACAATATTCCTATGATGGTTTGTCATCCTGGATTTTTAGATCAAAGCATTATTAGTCAGTCTAGTTTGACTATTCCGAGAACTCAGGAAGTGGATTTTTTGTGTAATCCAAAGGTTAGAGAAATGGTATCGAATAAGCAGCTTAATTTGGTACGGTATTCAACACTATAA